Proteins found in one Paenibacillus borealis genomic segment:
- the recQ gene encoding DNA helicase RecQ — protein sequence MKMQGSLMEQAQAELQKYYGYPDFREGQKKIVNNLLEGRDTLGILPTGGGKSICYQVPALLLPGLTLVVSPLISLMKDQVDALTTAGIPAAYINSTLSGKEVNDRIRAARRGELKLLYVAPERLELDWFRLEMAGLSISCVAVDEAHCVSQWGHDFRTSYLAVSPFVDELPQRPILAAFTATATPEVMEDMVRLLRLRDPGVFMTGLGRDNLAMQVLRGENKREFVLDYTAQHSHQPGIVYAATRKEVDDLYQRLQAAGIAAGRYHAGMSDQERAESQEGFLYDDIRVMVATNAFGMGIDKSNVRYVIHYNMPKNMEAYVQEAGRAGRDGEPSDCILLFSAQDIMTQKFLIEQNPQDTERKANEYRKLQQMIDYCYTTRCLRSAQLDYFGENHDDDPCGICSSCTDDRQLVDMTVDAQKIFSCIHRMRERYGVALVSSVLKGSRNQKVLQYGFEKLPTHGAMSGRSEKEITESINVLISEGYLALSEGQYPVVRLQPLAAEVLRGQREVHQRVARTLVTSGTRDRSRSRDISPSAVNETVFEQLRLIRRELAGREHVPSYIIFNDATLREMSVVCPQTEAEMLRVKGVGEVKYRKYGRAFLEFFQNEM from the coding sequence ATGAAGATGCAAGGATCACTTATGGAACAAGCGCAGGCTGAACTGCAAAAATATTACGGCTACCCCGACTTCCGGGAAGGCCAGAAGAAAATCGTGAACAATCTGCTCGAAGGCCGCGATACGCTGGGCATTCTGCCCACCGGGGGCGGTAAATCGATCTGTTATCAGGTTCCGGCACTGCTGCTGCCGGGGCTTACACTTGTCGTATCCCCGCTGATCTCACTCATGAAGGATCAGGTAGACGCGCTCACCACTGCGGGGATTCCTGCTGCCTATATCAATAGCACGTTGAGCGGCAAGGAAGTAAATGACCGTATCCGCGCCGCCCGCCGGGGTGAGCTGAAGCTGCTCTACGTGGCACCCGAACGGCTGGAGCTGGACTGGTTCCGCCTGGAGATGGCGGGTCTGTCTATCTCCTGTGTTGCCGTCGATGAGGCGCACTGCGTATCACAGTGGGGCCATGATTTCCGCACCAGTTATCTGGCGGTGTCACCGTTTGTGGATGAGCTGCCGCAACGGCCGATTCTGGCCGCATTCACAGCTACCGCTACACCTGAGGTTATGGAGGATATGGTCCGGCTGCTGCGTCTGCGCGATCCGGGCGTGTTCATGACCGGGCTTGGCCGTGATAACCTGGCCATGCAAGTGCTGCGCGGGGAGAACAAACGCGAGTTCGTGCTGGACTACACGGCGCAGCATTCGCATCAGCCGGGAATCGTCTATGCCGCCACCCGCAAAGAGGTGGATGATCTCTATCAGCGGCTGCAGGCGGCGGGAATCGCTGCGGGCCGCTACCATGCCGGAATGAGCGATCAGGAAAGGGCCGAGAGCCAGGAAGGGTTCCTCTATGACGATATCCGTGTCATGGTTGCCACGAATGCTTTTGGGATGGGGATCGACAAATCTAACGTCCGTTATGTCATCCACTATAATATGCCGAAGAACATGGAGGCTTATGTCCAGGAAGCCGGACGTGCCGGGCGTGACGGGGAGCCGAGCGATTGCATCCTGCTCTTCAGTGCGCAGGATATCATGACGCAGAAGTTCCTGATTGAACAGAATCCGCAGGACACGGAGCGCAAAGCCAATGAATACCGCAAGCTGCAGCAGATGATTGATTACTGCTATACCACCCGCTGTCTGCGCAGTGCACAGCTGGATTATTTCGGCGAGAATCATGACGACGATCCGTGCGGCATCTGCAGCTCTTGTACCGATGACCGCCAGCTGGTGGACATGACAGTGGATGCGCAGAAGATCTTCTCCTGCATCCACCGCATGCGTGAACGCTACGGTGTGGCACTGGTATCCTCGGTGCTGAAGGGCTCGCGCAACCAGAAGGTGCTGCAGTACGGCTTCGAGAAGCTGCCGACCCACGGGGCGATGTCCGGCCGCAGCGAGAAAGAGATTACCGAGAGCATCAATGTGCTGATCTCGGAGGGTTATCTGGCCTTGTCCGAAGGCCAGTATCCGGTCGTGCGGCTGCAGCCGCTGGCAGCCGAGGTGCTGCGCGGCCAGCGCGAGGTTCACCAGCGCGTAGCCCGCACGCTTGTCACCTCGGGCACGCGGGACCGCAGCCGCTCGCGCGACATTTCGCCGTCGGCCGTCAACGAGACGGTGTTCGAGCAGCTGCGCCTGATCCGCCGCGAGCTCGCGGGGCGCGAGCATGTGCCGTCCTACATCATCTTCAATGATGCGACGCTGCGCGAGATGAGTGTGGTTTGTCCGCAGACGGAAGCGGAGATGCTGAGGGTGAAGGGTGTCGGCGAAGTGAAATACCGTAAATACGGCAGGGCATTCCTGGAGTTTTTTCAAAATGAAATGTAA